One window from the genome of Maridesulfovibrio ferrireducens encodes:
- a CDS encoding TetR/AcrR family transcriptional regulator, protein MTKKQKILLAAQEQFGIHGFTGTTLKMIADHAGVASGLVSHYFGNKDHLFLESGEALIDQMLTLFTQKADKAENGLNALRIFVESYFDFTMAHRTTFPALLRCSPFSDENPQLDRHEIAAKFQRLIDQIETYLKKGMEDGSIKQLPLPQTSFLIYGNIVGAIRTEFLAPYQIPDLFEESCLFIIRSVAKS, encoded by the coding sequence ATGACCAAAAAACAAAAGATCCTCCTCGCAGCACAAGAACAATTCGGAATTCACGGCTTCACAGGCACCACTCTCAAAATGATTGCTGACCATGCCGGCGTAGCTTCAGGACTGGTCTCTCACTACTTCGGAAATAAAGACCATCTGTTCCTTGAATCAGGAGAAGCACTGATAGACCAGATGCTGACTCTTTTCACCCAAAAAGCAGATAAGGCGGAAAACGGTTTAAATGCTTTAAGAATATTTGTTGAATCCTATTTTGATTTTACAATGGCACATAGAACAACTTTTCCGGCTCTGCTCAGATGCTCACCGTTTAGTGACGAAAATCCGCAACTGGACAGACACGAAATCGCTGCAAAATTCCAAAGACTTATTGATCAAATTGAAACTTATCTGAAAAAAGGTATGGAGGACGGTTCCATAAAACAACTTCCTCTTCCGCAAACATCCTTTCTTATTTATGGTAATATTGTCGGAGCGATCCGCACCGAATTTCTAGCACCATACCAAATTCCGGATCTGTTTGAAGAATCATGCTTATTCATAATTCGAAGCGTAGCCAAAAGCTAA
- a CDS encoding succinate dehydrogenase/fumarate reductase cytochrome b subunit, producing the protein MALDVSLHGVRPGKRDAVLDWLQMLTGVGLVAFMWCHMLLVSSVVISPKVMDAIAGFFEYTYMAQVGGPLIFLTFLLHFVLAARKIPFRSDGQAAIWQHAKMLKHRDTWLWVVQAVTAMIILVMGAIHMWVVLNDLPITAAKSAARMSEGWWLLFYLILLPCAELHVSIGFYRIGVKWGVIKTEGRAKAKRLEFLLFSIFMVIGIITLIRFVTLS; encoded by the coding sequence ATGGCTTTAGATGTATCCCTGCACGGTGTGCGGCCGGGAAAACGAGATGCGGTTCTTGATTGGCTGCAAATGCTTACCGGTGTCGGATTGGTTGCCTTTATGTGGTGTCATATGTTGCTGGTTTCTTCGGTTGTAATATCACCGAAGGTTATGGATGCTATTGCCGGCTTCTTTGAATACACGTATATGGCTCAAGTTGGTGGCCCTTTGATTTTCTTGACTTTTCTGCTACATTTTGTGCTGGCAGCAAGAAAAATACCTTTCCGTTCCGACGGTCAGGCTGCCATTTGGCAGCATGCAAAAATGCTGAAACACCGTGACACATGGCTCTGGGTTGTTCAGGCCGTAACTGCCATGATTATTCTTGTCATGGGCGCTATCCATATGTGGGTGGTCCTGAATGATCTTCCAATCACCGCTGCAAAATCAGCAGCTCGTATGTCCGAGGGATGGTGGTTGTTATTTTATCTTATCCTTCTGCCTTGTGCCGAACTGCATGTCAGCATCGGTTTCTATCGCATCGGCGTTAAGTGGGGAGTTATCAAGACCGAGGGAAGAGCAAAAGCTAAGAGACTTGAGTTCCTTCTCTTTTCCATCTTCATGGTTATCGGCATCATCACTCTGATCAGGTTCGTAACTTTAAGTTAA